The sequence below is a genomic window from Methylocystis sp. IM3.
TCGATCAGTCGGATGGCCTGGCCGTGCATGTCGCGCCAGAGCCCCAGCGAGGCGAGCGTCGCGGCCGCGGTCGCATGGTCCTTTTCCTGCTTCTCGCGCGTTTTCAGCTTTGCGAGCGCGGCCTGCGCCAAGGCGCAACGCCGCCCGCTCGGCGGTTTCTCGATGCCCATCGCATTATTCTCCCGATCGCCGCTTCGCGCGGCCTTCTATTGCGTGTGGTCAAGCGTATGCGCACGCCCGAAGACGGGCGATCGGCGCAGTGTTGCCATCAGCGTGTGAAGATCAGGCGAAACGTGGCGGGGCGCGGGCCTGACGGGAGACATCGCGCGCCGTCGCCAGCGGCGCAAAGTCGACCGCCGCCCATGCGAGCCGCGACCAATGGAGAGACGCGAAGGCGAGCGCGACGGGTCGGCCCGCGACAGGCGCGACGCCATCGCAAAAGGCCTGGCAAAGCGCGCAGTCCTGATGATGGCGATGCGTGTGACCCGGCGACTGTTGCGGCGCGGCGTCGGTCGCCTTCTGGCAGAATTCAAAGAGCCCAGTCGCGTCATGCGCGGCGGCGACGCCATTCGCGACCGGCGCGATGGCCTGAACGGCCAGCGCCAGAGCGAAGAGAGCAACTGTTAGCCACCGCGGCATGAAGGCGCCTTGATCTCGAACCCGGAAACGCGAACGTCGTTATAGAAGCAAAATAAGCAGTCAGCCGCAAGCGATCACATCAATTGGCGGCTCAATTATTGGAGTAACCCCGCGCCGGACTCTCGGCGCGGGGAAGAGGCCCGTTCCTCAGAATTTGAACCGCACGCCGCCCTGGAACAGGCGCGGATTGCCGGCGTAGATCGACCCCGTCGCGTTCTGCGCAAGCGTCGTATAGCCGGCCTGAACGACCTGCCCGTTCACGAGGCCAGCCTGGTTCTGGATATTGTTCGCCGAAGCGATCCAGTTCCGATCGAAGATGTTGCGCACCTCGAAATAGGCTGAAAAGTGCTTCAGCCAGAGAAAGTCCACGTCCCTGTCGAGATGGACGTTGGCGCTGACGAGGCCATAGCTGGGAATCGTCAGAACATTGCCATTATCGATGTAATAGGAGCTTTGATAGGTATATTCGACGAAAGCGCCGAGCCCCCTGAAATCGCCGAACGGCACGTCATAGGCGAGACGCCCGGTTGCGTTATGGGGCGCGACGCCCGGGATCTTGTAACCCGCGCGGTCGAAATAGCCGGTCCGGGCCGCCGTGCCGATCTGCTCCACAAATTCGGTGAAGATCTGGTTGTTGTAGGTGTAATTCGCCATGACGCGCACGCCTTCGAGCGGGCGCCAGTCGAGGAGCGCCTCGACGCCGCGATGGACGGAGCCCGGCGCATTGAAGGTGTAATTCAGGAGCCCCACGCCAGGCGACTGGGTCAGTTGCTCGTTTTGATACCACTCGTAGAAGCCGGTGAGGCTGAGCAGCACCGTCTCGTGCGGCTTCCAGTCGAAGCCCATGTCGATGCCCGTATTGCGCTGCGTTTTCAGGTCGGTGTTGGCGCCGGGCCTGCCCTGCTGATTGACGAAGAGCTGACCGGGATTGGGCGTGCCATAGCCGCTCGAGGCGCGGAAATGCGTCAGAAGGTCGGGCATGGCGCGCCAGGTCACCGACGCCTCGGGCCCGAAGTTCCAATAGGTCTTGTTGACGCCAACGTCCTGATAGGACGAGATTTGCCCGATCTGCACGCCCCTCTGGAAATAGGTGTATTGCTGCTGGAGCGCGGCGATCTTGGTCATTTCGGCGGCGAGGCCGAGCACCATCGTCACGTCCTTGGAGAGCGCCACCTCCTCGCGCCCGCGGCCGCCGAGATTCTGCATCATGGCGTTCTGCTGCGCCTGAAGCGCGCCCGTCGCGCCGACGCCGACCGGGAGCGTGTTGTTCGTATAGCTCGTGTAGCGCGTGCGGTTGAAATAGAGGCCCGCGAAATGCCGCGCCTCGTAGCCGAGCAGCGATCCGACCTTCGTCACATCGGTCGTGGCGTTGACGGACGGCTCGTCCTGCAGGGCCGCCTGGGCGCCCGTCGGCTGGATGATGTTCTTGTCGTCGTAGATGACCTGGGTGCGCCATTTGGTGTTGACGTCGAAATCATGCTCCCAGCGCAGGCCGACGATGTCGCGCCGGTCGTTGCGGTTGAAGCCCGCGAGCCAGGCCGTGGTGCGGTAATTGATCTGGCCGGTCCGGGCGTTGAGGCCGTCGATCGGCACCTGCGCCGTGGCGCAGAGGTTGGTGAAGAACGTCGTCGCGGCGCCCGCCTGCGGCGCGGCGTAACAGCCATACTGATAGGGGTTGAGATAGTACTGGTTGAGCGACAGCCGGCCCGAAAGATCGCTGTAGAGCTGATTGTGAATGAACTTGAAGGTCAGAAGGTCGTCGGGCGTCACCTGCCATCTGGCGGTGGCGTTCACGGTCTGCGTATCGCCGCGCGTATGGAGCGTGAAGCCCTGCTGGCGCACGTCGCTGGCGAAAACGGCGATGTCGAAATTGTCCCGCTTCTTGCCGACCGCGACGAAATTGTTGAGATAGCCATAGGAGCCGGTTTCGACGCCATAATCGACGCCGTCGATCTCGGCGCCGGTTCGGGTGCGCCAATTGATCGCGCCGCCATTGGCGTAATTGCCGAAGAGCGCCGAAGAGGGGCCGCGATAGACGTCGACGCCCGCATAGGCGTGCGGATCGGTCAGATCGGTGCGCGACAGGCCGTCGGGCTGCGTCACCGAGAAGCCGTCCTCGAGCATGACGATGTTGCGCACGCCGAAGCCGTTGCGGGCGGAGGAGCCGCGAATCGAGATCACGACGTCGCGCAGGCCGTTGCCCTGCTTGAACGAGACGCCGGGGCTGTATTGCAACATCTCGCGGACGGTCACGAGCGGCTGATTCTTGAAGTCGGTCCCCCGCACCGTCGTGAAGGTCTGGCCGGTCGGCTGCCGATAGACCGGGAGGTTCAGCTTCTCCGGGCTGAAGCCGGGCGCCGCGGCGAGATCGGGATTCGCCGAGGTGGAGAGAGACCCGGCCGGAGTCGTCACACGCGGCGCCGAATTGACGCGGGCGGCCGTCGCAGGGCCGCGCCGGGCGGCGGAGGCCCGCGCGCCGCCGACCTCGATCGTGGGAAGCGATTGCTGCGCGACGGCGGAAGAGGCGACGAGAAGGGCGAGCGCCTGGATCGAGGCGGCGCCCATGAGATGATGACGGGACATGTGCCTGGCTTTCTGGGATTTTTGCATGCGGCCCCGGCGCCGCGCGCGGGGTCGCGCGCAAACGGCCGCAGGATCGCGGAACAAGCGGAGACAGGGCGCGGGCGAGACCGCGAGCCCTTGTTATCTGGACGGAAACGTTCGCCCGGTCGGGCGTCAGGCGCGGTCGAAGCCAGGCGGCGGACCGCGCGCAAATCGGGATTGCGCCAGGCGCGACGGAATCCTGCCGGTTTCATTGGCGATATGGCCAGCGACGCGCATGGCTCGCGGCGCAATCGGAAAGGAACTGAACGCCGCGAGTGAGACAGCCGGCGGCCCCGCGCACAGGAAGCAGGAGTCGCAATGTTGATGGCGGCCATCCTGACGGCTATCGGCCGCACCCTCGGACTGACCGGTCATTGCGGCGCAGTGCGCCTTCAACGCAAGTTCCGCTGACGTCGCGCGCGCAACCCCGACCCCGCCGGCAATCGTCTGTATGGCCAGAGCAAGTGCGAGAAGCAGCGCGCGAAGCGAGGACGGACTCATCGGTGTTTCCGAACTATTTCGGACGACAATTGCGCAGCCTGCCGTGTGTGAGCAAGCGCCTGCGCCGAGTTTGGGCTCAAAATTCGAAGCTGTGCTTTATTTGCCACATCCGCTTGCGCAACGCATATCCGGTCAGGCGAGAAAGACATTCCCCTTTCGCGACGAGCGTTCTAAGATTCCACGCCATGTATATCGCCATCACCAACGACATACAGGTCACGGCCCTGCCGGATTTCCTGCCGGACCGTTCGGACCCCGACCAGGGGCGCTACTTCTGGTCCTATACGATCGAGATCGCCAATCTCGGTCGTACGCGCGTGCAGCTTCTGTCGCGGCACTGGATCATCATCGACGCCAACGGCCGCCGCGAGGAAGTGCGCGGGCCTGGCGTCATCGGCGAACAGCCGGTGCTGGAGCCGGGCGAAACATTTCGCTACGCCTCTGGCTGTCCGCTGATGACCCCTTCGGGCATGATGCAGGGCAGCTATCGGATGGTGACCGACGCCGGCGAGGCGTTCGATGTGGAAATCCCCGCCTTTTCACTCGACAGCCCCCTCTCCAACCCCACGTTGAACTGATGGACGCACTCGAACGCGCAATCGACATGACGGCGCGGCTCGTCGCCTTCGACACGGAAAGCTCCCGGTCGAATCTGCCGCTCATCGACTTCGTCGAAGCCTATCTGCGCGAACAGGGCGTCTCCTTCGTACGCGCGCCCAACGCCGCCGGGGACAAAGCGGCGATCTTCGCCACCATCGGGCCGATGGCGCCGGGCGGCGTGGTGCTCTCTGGCCATACCGACGTCGTGCCCGTGGAGGGGCAGGAATGGAGCGCGGACCCCTTCACCCTGCGCCGGGAGAACGGCCGCCTCTACGGCCGCGGCGCCGTGGACATGAAGGGGTTCGGCGCCGTCGCGCTGGCGATGATCCCGGAATTCCGGAAAGCGGCGCTGTCGCGGCCCATCCATATCTTGCTGAGCTACGACGAGGAGACGACCTGTCTCGGCCCGCTCGAGGTGATCGCGCGGCTCGGCGTCGATCTGCCCCGGCCCAATGCCGTGATCGTCGGCGAGCCCACCTCCATGCAGGTCGCCGACGCGCACAAGAGCGTCACAACGCATCTGACCCGCGTCAGGGGGTTCGAGATTCACTCGGCCAATCTGCATCGCGGCGTCAGCGCCGTGCATGTCGCCTGCCGGCTCGTCGTGGAGCTGGAGCGGATCGCCGAGGAGCTGCGCGGCGCCGGCGATCCCTCCGGGCGTTTCGATCCGCCCTATTCGACCATTCACGTCGGCGTCATCAAGGGCGGCACGGCGCGCAACATCGTCGCCAGGGACTGCCAGTTCGAATGGGAGTTTCGCGGCCTGCCGAACTCCGATCCCCTGTTCGCCCACGACCGGCTCGCGGCCTATGCGGCGGAACTCGGCAAGACCGTCTTCGCCGGCTTCCCGCAATGCGGAATCGACATCGACACGCTGGTGAAAGTGCCGGGCCTTGCGCCCGAGCCCGGCTCCAGCGCCGAGACGCTGGCTTTGCGTCTGGCGCGACGCAACAGCACCATCGCCGTGCCCTACGCGACCGAGGCCGGACACTTCCAGCGGGCGGGCGCGCCGACAGTCGTCTGCGGGCCGGGTCGAATCGATCAGGCGCACCAACCCGATGAATATATCGAGGTCTCGGAGCTGGCGGCCTGCGTCGATTTCATGCGGGCGCTGGCGCGCGAACTGGAGGCCTGAGCGGCCTCCGGCTCCTTTCCCGTCAGTCGCAGACCCACTTCCAGTTCTGGCGCCACTGGCTCCAGCGCCAGCACGGCCCGACGCCGTAGCCCCACCAGCGGCCGTTCCACCAACGCTGTCCGCCGGGTCCGGGGCCATAGCCGCCGCCCCATCCCCGGCGCCGGTCGTAGTCCCAGCCACGACGGTCATAATCGCCGCGCCGGCCGTCCCAGTTGCGGCCGCGATCGTCATAGCCGCGACGATCGCCGTCGCCGCGGCGGCCGTCGCTCCAGCCGCCTCCGCCGTCGCGGTCGCGGTCCCCGCGACGCTCCCAGTTTCCGCCGCTATCCTGGCCGTACCCGCCCCGGCCGCCGTCATTATCGCCGCGACCGACATAGCCGCGATCGCCGTCGCTCCAGCCCTGCGCCGACGCCGCCGCCGGCAGGACGAGCGCGCCCCCGAGCGCGGCCGCCCGAGCCATTTTCCAAACCCCGATCATCGTCACCCTTCCTTTTTCGCGAGCGTGAGGGATCCGCTCAGCAGGACCAGACCCACTGACCATACCACCAGCGCCAACAGGCGCCGCCATGTCCGGCAGGCCAGCCGTAGGGCGGTGTATAGTAGCCGCTTCCCTGCCAGCCGTAGCCGCCATGCCAGGCCCCACGGCCGCCCCAATAGCGGCCATGCCTGCCCCGATCTCCATGCCAATCGCCGTCGCCCCAGCCGCGCCAGGCGAGGGCCGGCGGCGGCGAGAGCAGCGCGCCGGCGACGAGCGCGCCCAACAAAATCTTTCTGATCATCGTTTCTCCACGCAAAGCGCCCGGCGCGTGAGCGAGCATACGCCAGCTGCGCCGTTCCCGTCTTGACCCGCCTCCGCGGCGGATTGTGGGCGAACCGGCTTGCCTGTCGACGGCGGCCCGCTCCCGCCCGCCAAACGCGCTATCGGCATTGCTTTCGTAAGTCGAGCGGCTATAGTCCGCGCCCATTCCGAGCCCGCCCGACGCGCGAATGCGCGCGCCGCGCCGCCAAACAGAGACGCTGCGATGAAACTGATCCCGGACGCCCTGGCGCAAACCGAACAGCCGGCCGCCGTCACGCCCCCCGCGCCCGCCACGCCGGCGCCGAGCACGCCCGCGCAGACGACCCAGACGGGGACGGCGGCCAGCGGCGCGCCGGACGCGGCGTCTCAGCCTCCGTCGATCTCCGATCTTGTCGCCCAGCTCGTCCCGATCTTCGTGGTGATGGGCATTGTCTACATCCTCGTCATCCGCCCGCGCGCCCGCCGCGAGAAGGAGCAGCTCGCCGCCCTGCGCAACGTGCGCCGCGGCGACACCATCGTGACGACCGGCGGCCTTGTCGGCAAGGTGACGAAATCCATCGACGACAATGAGGTCGAGCTGGAGATCGCCGCCAACACCCGCATCCGCCTGTTGCGCACGGCGATCGCCGAAGTGCGCGCCAAGGGCGAGCCGGTGAAGGAACAGCCGGCCGCGCCGGCGAAGCCCGCCAACGAATCCAAGGCGCCCGCCAAGTCGGCTCCGAAGCCCGACGCCAAGGCGAAATCCTGATCGGCCGGAGCTCTCCGGCCTTTCGCCTGCCCCCCTAGAGACGAAATAGCGACACGATGCTGCGATTCTCGACCTGGAAATTCTTTGCGATCGTGGCGATGACGCTCGCCGCCGTCCTCGTGGTGGCGCCGAGCATGCTGTCGCCCGCGCATTACGAAGCGCTGAAGGCCCGGCTGCCGTCCTGGCTCGTGCCGCCGACCATCGTGCTCGGCCTCGACCTCCAGGGCGGCTCGCACGTCATGCTCGAGGTGGATCAGGCGGACCTCGTGTCCACCCAGGTCAAGAATCTGCGCGACGACGTGCGCCGCATTCTTCGCGAGGAGAAGGTGGCGATCACGGGCGGCATCGGCGCGACGCCGCGCGGCGTGCAGCTGCGCGTCGCCGACGCCGCGGATCGCGAGAAGATCCTTCCCAAGCTGCGGTTGCTGCGCAACAGTTTCAGCAACAATCTCGGCGGCCAGCCGCCCCTCGAGGTCGAATCGACTCCCGAGGGGCTGATCCGCGTCACCGTCACCGATGCGGGCGTGCGCGACAAGTCGCGCAAGGCCGTGGAGCAGTCCATCGAAGTCATCCGCCGCCGCGTCGACGCGCTCGGCACGCGCGAGCCGTCGATCCAGCGCCAGGGCGACGACCGCGTGCTGGTTCAGGTTCCGGGCCTTCAGGACCCGCAGACGCTCAAGGAGATTCTCGGCCAGACCGCCAAGCTCGAATTCCGCCTCGTGGCCGAGCCCGGCCAGAACCCTTCGGAAGTCGAGGAGCTGGAGCAGGTCGAGGGCGAGGGCAAACTGCCGATCGAGAAGCAGGTCATGGTTCAGGGCGAGGATTTGACCGACGCCCAGCCCGGCTTCGACCAGCAGCGCAGCGGCGAGCCGGTCGTGAACTTCCGCTTCAACATTCGCGGCGCGCAGAAATTCGGCGACGTGACCTCGAAGAACGTCGGCCGCCTCTTCGCCATCGTGCTCGACAACAAGGTCATCTCGGCGCCGCGCATCCTGACGCCGATCACCGGCGGCTCGGGCCAGATTTCCGGCCATTTCACGGTCGAGCAGGCGAATAATCTCTCGATCCTGCTGCGCGCGGGCGCCCTGCCCGCCAAGCTCAACATCGTCGAGGAGCGCACCGTCGGCCCCGGCCTCGGCCAGGACTCGATCGACGCCGGCAAGCGCGCCGCCTATGTCGGCGCCGGGCTCGTCGTGATCTACATGCTGATCACCTACGGCGTCTTCGGCGTCTTCGCCAATCTCGCCTTGTTCGTCCATATCGCCTTCATCTTCGCGGGCCTGGTCCTCCTCGGCTCGACGCTGACGCTGCCGGGCATCGCCGGAATCGTGCTCACCATCGGCATGGCGGTGGACTCCAACGTGCTGATCTATGAGCGCATTCGCGAGGAAAACCATGCCGGGCGCTCGATAATCGCGTCGCTCGACGCGGGCTTCAACCGCGCCTTCGCGACCATCGTCGACTCCAATGTGACGATGTTCGTCGCCGCGGCGATTCTCTATTTCCTGGGGTCCGGCCCCGTGCGCGGCTTCGCCGTGTCGCTGGCGCTCGGCATCCTCACGACCATCGTCACCGCCGTGACCATGACCCGCATGATGATTGCGGTCTGGTATCACTATGCGCGCCCGACCAAGCTGCCGATCTAAGAGGCGAAAAGACCGATGAAACTCCTGCGCCTCGCTCCGGAGAACACGAAATTCCCCTTCATGCGCTTCCGGCGCGTGAGCTACCCCTTCTCGGCGCTGCTGTCGCTCATCGCCGTCGCCCTGTTCATCTTCAAGGGCATGAATTTCGGCATCGACTTCGCCGGCGGCACGGTGATCGAACTGCGCGCCAAGTCCGGCGCGGCCGAGGTGGGCTCGCTGCGCACGCTCGGCGAGAGCCTCAAGCTCGGCGACATCGAGGTGCAGGCCTTCGGAAATCCCGCGGACGCCACGCTGCGTTTCGGCCTCCAGCCCGGCGGGGACAAGGCGCAGCAGGACGCCGTCGAGCGGGTTCGCGGCGCCGTTGGCGCCCAATATGACCTGCGCCGCGTCGAGGTCGTGGGTCCGCGCGTCTCGAACGAACTCGTTCAGTCCGGCACGCTCGGCGTGGTTCTCTCGATCATCGCGGTCCTGACCTATCTGTGGTTCCGCTTCGAATGGCAATTCGCCATCGGCGCGGTGATCGCGACTATGCACGATCTGCTGCTGACGGTCGGCTTCTTCTCGATCACGCAGCTCGAATTCAACACCACCTCGATCGCGGCGATCCTGACGATCGTTGGCTACTCGCTCAACGAAACAGTCGTGGTGCTCGACCGAATCCGCGAAAACATGCGCAAATACAAGAAGATGGCGACAGCCCAGATGATCGACATGTCGATCAACGCCGTCCTCCCGCGCACGATCATGACCGCGACGACGGTGATGCTCGCCCTCATCGCCCTGGTCGCCTTTGGCGGACAGGTGATCCGCTCCTTCTCGCTGGCGATGATCTGGGGCATTTTCGTGGCGACCTATTCGTCGATCTTCATCTGCTCGCCCATGCTGATCTATCTCGGCCTGCGCAACGACGAGCAGGGCCGCAAGACGGAGACGGAGCAGCCGGAGTCGGACGTCGCAACCGATACCGACGATCACTCCGAGCCGGCGGCCTTCGCCTCCATGTACGACGATGTCGGCGACACGCCGGTCCCCGCCGCGCCGGCGCAAAAGCGCCCCACGCAGAAGCCGGCCGCGAGGTCCAAATCGAGCGCGCGCCGCAGGCCAAGGTAATCGCGGGGCGCATCAGATGACTGCCCAGCAAGGCTATGTCCCGGGCCGCCACAGGATCGACGATTACGGCGGGGGCGGCTTTCGCTTCGCCGACATGTCGCATCGCGGCTCGATCCTCGCCCTCCCTACCGGCATCAGGGCCATTCCGCCAGCTGCCTGGAACGAGATCGACGCCGCGTGCGTGGATCTCGCGCTTGCCGAGGGGGGCGACCTCGATCTCTTGATTTTCGGCACGGGCAAGGACCTCATGCCGGTCGCCTCCGCGCTGCGCGCCAGACTTCGCGCGGCGGGCGTCGGCAGCGAGATCATGTCGACGGGCGCCGCCGTGCGCACCTACAACATGCTGGTCGACGAGGGGCGCCGCGTCGCCGCGCTGCTGATCGCCGTCTGATGGCAGACCCCTCCCCCGCCAGCGACGAACATTACGCTCATTGCGAGACGCTGCTGCGCGAGCGCGACCGCGATCTGTGGCTTGCCTGTCTCTTCGCGCCGCAGCCCGCGCGCCGGCACATTCACGCCGTTTACGCCTATGCGATCGAGGCCGCCGATGTGCGCGCGCGGGTCTCGCAGCCGCTCCTGGGCGAAATGCGGCTGCGCTGGTGGAGCGACGCGCTCACGAGCGGCGACACCGAGGGAATGCGCGCGCATCCGGTCGCCGACGCGCTGCTCGACACCGTGGCGCGTTTCGACCTGCCGCGAGACGAACTCACCGCCCTCGCCGACGCCCATGTGGCCGATCTCTACGACGATCAGACGCCCGACCTCGTCACGCTCGAGCACTACTGCCGCCTGACCAGCGCCGGGCCAATGCGCTGGGCGGCGCGGATATTGGGCGCGGACCCCTCCCCGGCTTTCGAGGAGGCGGGCCTGGCGCTTGGGCTCATGCGCATCCTGCGCGCCCCCGCCGGCGCCTTCATCCCTCTCGATCTCCTGACGCGGCACGAGGCCGACATTCACGCCGATTCGCCCGGCCTGCGGGCGGCCCATGCCGAACTGCGCCGGGAGGCGCTCCGGCATTACGAGGCGGCCCGCCGCACGGCGCAGACGCTCCGCAAGGGCCGCGAGGCCCTGCTGCCGGCCGCGACCGTTCCTCTTTATGTGGCGCGGATGAGTGGCGCGGATTACGATCCTCTGCGCGGCGCGAGAGAGCTTTCGCCACTGCGTCGACAATGGCGGCTGTGGCGCGCCGCGCGCGGCGCCGGCCTCTAAGCCCCGCGACCAAGGGCAGGACAAAAATGAAACCCGACGTTTACGACGAGGACAGCCGCCGCCTTCGCGTCGGCACGCTCATCTTCCTGCGCTGGATCGCGATCGTCGGCCAGAGCCTCGCCTGTCTCTTCGTCTATTTCTTTCTCGAGTTCGATTTCCCGGTCGGTCTCTGCTTCGTCTTCATCGTCGCCTCCGCCACGCTCAATCTCGGCCTGCGCTTCGGCACGTCGGGCACCTTCCGACTCAGTGACCTCGAGGCGGTGGTGCTGCTGTGCTACGATCTCGTGCAGCTCAGCTTTCTTCTCTATCTGACGGGCGGCGTCACCAATCCCTTCGTCATGCTGCTCCTCGCTCCCGTGACGATCTCGGCGGTCTCGCTCCCGCGCAATCTGACGCTCTTCCTCGGCATCGTCATGCTGGTGGCCGCGACCTTCCTGTGCATGGAATTCGAGCCGCTGCCCTGGTACGAGAACGAATCGCTGAAGTTTCCCCTGCTCTATCGCGCGAGCATCTGGGCGTCTCTGGCGCTTTCGGCCGCCTTCATCGCAATCTACGCCGCGCGCGTCTCGGACGAAGGACGTCTGCTCGCCACCGCGCTCGCCGCGACGGAGCTGGTGCTGGAGCGCGAGCAGCATCTCTCGCAGCTCGACGGACTCGCCGCGGCCGCCGCCCATGAACTCGGCACGCCGCTCGCGACGATCACGCTCATCATCCGCGAATTGCAGAAGTCGCAGAAGCACACGGCCGAGGGGTTGAAGGACGACCTCGATCTGCTGGCGCAGGAAACGGGGCGCTGCCGGGAAATCCTCGGCAAGCTCGCCTCGCTCGGCGCCGACCAGGGAACGATGATGAATGTTCTCTCGATCGACACGCTCATCGAGGAAGTGGTTTGCCCGCAACGCGAGTTCGGCGTGAAGCTCGAGATTTCCAAGCGCGCCAACGGCAATGCGGCGCCGCCGGCGCTCGAGCGCAATCCCGGCATCCTCTACGGGCTCGGCAATCTGGTCGAGAATGCGATCGACTTCGCCGATTCGCGCGTGCGCATCGACGCCTGGTGGTCGCGCGATCTCGTGACCATCTCCATCGAAGACGACGGTCCCGGTTTCTCGCCCGCAATTCTCGACAAGCTGGGCGACCCCTATCTTCGCGGACGGCCCACCGAGCGCCGCACCAAAAACGACAGCCAGTCCGGCCTCGGCCTCGGTCTCTTCATCGCCAAGACTCTGCTCGAACGCTCGGGGGCGACGGTTGAGACCTTCAATGTCTCGCCGCCCCGCACGGGCGCCGTGGTCAAGGTGACATGGCCACGCGCGGCGGTCGAAATGCCAATGGCGAAGCTCGCGTCATAGGAAGCATAGAAGCTCGACTGGCGCAGAACCTTGGGCTATTTTTGACTAAAATCACCAAGGGGAGCGCAGGCGGATGAACCCGGAAGAGAACGTGCAATCCGAGGATGCGGCGCAGTCGCACCCGGACTCTCAGACGGCTTCCGCGCTCCCGGAAGACCGCTCGCTCCTGATTCTCGACGACGACAAGCCATTCCTGCATCGACTCGCGCGCGCCATGGAGTCTCGCGGCTTCCTGGTCACGCAATGTGAGACGGTCGCCGAGGGTCTGGAGGCGCTCGCCAGCGCGCCCCCCGCCTTCGCGATCATCGACATGCGGCTCGGCGACGGAAACGGCCTCGATGTCATCCAGAAACTGAAGGAAGCGCGTCCCGACGCGCGCGGCATCATTCTCACCGGCTATGGCAATATCGCCACCGCTGTCACCGCCGTCAAACTCGGCGCCTTCGACTATCTCGCCAAGCCGGCGGACGCGGATGAAATCTATCATGCGCTGATGGCGACGGCGGTCGACCGGCCGGATGCGCAGGAAAATCCGATGTCCGCGGACCGCGTGCGCTGGGAGCACATCCAGCGCGTGTTCGAGTCCTGCGATCGCAATGTCTCCGAGACGGCCCGCCGCCTCAACATGCATCGCCGCACCCTCCAGCGCATTCTCGCCAAGCGCGCGCCGCGCTGAAATCGGCGCCCATCTTTGACGTGGGGTTTCATCCGCGACGCTAAGAGTGATGGAGCGACTTTGCACGCCGGTCACGTCGGCGCCGCTCCCGTCCCGCTGACATTCGCGCCGTCGCGGGCGCGCAAAGTCCAGAAGGCGATCGAAGACACGGCCGTCAAGCAGCCGAGCGTCAAATAGGCTCGATGCAAGGCTGTCGTAATGGCGACGCGGTCGGTTTGCGGCGCGTCGCCGAGAAACCAACCGGCGACGAGCGAACCCGCCGCCAGTCCAAAACTCATCGAAATTTGCTGAAACGAACTTGCAATCGTCGCGGCCATGCTGGAATCGCCTGTCTCGACGTCTGCATAAGCCATGCTGTTGACGCTCGTGAATTGGAGGGAATTGAAAAAGCCCAGCGTCAGGCCGATCGAGACCATGACGAAATAGGAAGTTCTGTCCGAAACCAGCGCATAAAGGCAGATCGTCGCGCCAATCATCAGGGTGTTCGTCACCAGCACGCTCTTGTAGCCAAATCGCGCTAGAATGGGCGCCGAGACGAATTTCATCCCCATGGCGGCGGCCGCCGTCGGCATCATGAGCAGCCCGGACTGCCAGGCCGGCAGCCCCAGGCCAACCTGGAAGAGCAACGGGGTCAGAAACGGCAGGCCGCCGACCCCCAGCCGTGTGATGAAACCGCCGACAATCGACACGCGGAATGTTCGCGTTTGGAAAAGCCTCAGCTGGAGCAAAGGAAAAGGCGTATGGCGGGCATGCAGCCCATAAGCGCCG
It includes:
- a CDS encoding TonB-dependent receptor family protein, producing MSRHHLMGAASIQALALLVASSAVAQQSLPTIEVGGARASAARRGPATAARVNSAPRVTTPAGSLSTSANPDLAAAPGFSPEKLNLPVYRQPTGQTFTTVRGTDFKNQPLVTVREMLQYSPGVSFKQGNGLRDVVISIRGSSARNGFGVRNIVMLEDGFSVTQPDGLSRTDLTDPHAYAGVDVYRGPSSALFGNYANGGAINWRTRTGAEIDGVDYGVETGSYGYLNNFVAVGKKRDNFDIAVFASDVRQQGFTLHTRGDTQTVNATARWQVTPDDLLTFKFIHNQLYSDLSGRLSLNQYYLNPYQYGCYAAPQAGAATTFFTNLCATAQVPIDGLNARTGQINYRTTAWLAGFNRNDRRDIVGLRWEHDFDVNTKWRTQVIYDDKNIIQPTGAQAALQDEPSVNATTDVTKVGSLLGYEARHFAGLYFNRTRYTSYTNNTLPVGVGATGALQAQQNAMMQNLGGRGREEVALSKDVTMVLGLAAEMTKIAALQQQYTYFQRGVQIGQISSYQDVGVNKTYWNFGPEASVTWRAMPDLLTHFRASSGYGTPNPGQLFVNQQGRPGANTDLKTQRNTGIDMGFDWKPHETVLLSLTGFYEWYQNEQLTQSPGVGLLNYTFNAPGSVHRGVEALLDWRPLEGVRVMANYTYNNQIFTEFVEQIGTAARTGYFDRAGYKIPGVAPHNATGRLAYDVPFGDFRGLGAFVEYTYQSSYYIDNGNVLTIPSYGLVSANVHLDRDVDFLWLKHFSAYFEVRNIFDRNWIASANNIQNQAGLVNGQVVQAGYTTLAQNATGSIYAGNPRLFQGGVRFKF
- the apaG gene encoding Co2+/Mg2+ efflux protein ApaG, with the translated sequence MYIAITNDIQVTALPDFLPDRSDPDQGRYFWSYTIEIANLGRTRVQLLSRHWIIIDANGRREEVRGPGVIGEQPVLEPGETFRYASGCPLMTPSGMMQGSYRMVTDAGEAFDVEIPAFSLDSPLSNPTLN
- the yajC gene encoding preprotein translocase subunit YajC codes for the protein MKLIPDALAQTEQPAAVTPPAPATPAPSTPAQTTQTGTAASGAPDAASQPPSISDLVAQLVPIFVVMGIVYILVIRPRARREKEQLAALRNVRRGDTIVTTGGLVGKVTKSIDDNEVELEIAANTRIRLLRTAIAEVRAKGEPVKEQPAAPAKPANESKAPAKSAPKPDAKAKS
- a CDS encoding DUF2946 family protein; amino-acid sequence: MPRWLTVALFALALAVQAIAPVANGVAAAHDATGLFEFCQKATDAAPQQSPGHTHRHHQDCALCQAFCDGVAPVAGRPVALAFASLHWSRLAWAAVDFAPLATARDVSRQARAPPRFA
- the argE gene encoding acetylornithine deacetylase; this translates as MDALERAIDMTARLVAFDTESSRSNLPLIDFVEAYLREQGVSFVRAPNAAGDKAAIFATIGPMAPGGVVLSGHTDVVPVEGQEWSADPFTLRRENGRLYGRGAVDMKGFGAVALAMIPEFRKAALSRPIHILLSYDEETTCLGPLEVIARLGVDLPRPNAVIVGEPTSMQVADAHKSVTTHLTRVRGFEIHSANLHRGVSAVHVACRLVVELERIAEELRGAGDPSGRFDPPYSTIHVGVIKGGTARNIVARDCQFEWEFRGLPNSDPLFAHDRLAAYAAELGKTVFAGFPQCGIDIDTLVKVPGLAPEPGSSAETLALRLARRNSTIAVPYATEAGHFQRAGAPTVVCGPGRIDQAHQPDEYIEVSELAACVDFMRALARELEA